The following are encoded in a window of Hippoglossus stenolepis isolate QCI-W04-F060 chromosome 10, HSTE1.2, whole genome shotgun sequence genomic DNA:
- the LOC118116442 gene encoding homeobox protein six1b, whose product MSILPSFGFTQEQVACVCEVLQQGGNLERLGRFLWSLPACDHLHKNESVLKAKAVVAFHRGNFRELYKILESHQFSPHNHPKLQQLWLKAHYVEAEKLRGRPLGAVGKYRVRRKFPLPRTIWDGEETSYCFKEKSRGVLREWYTHNPYPSPREKRELAEATGLTTTQVSNWFKNRRQRDRAAEAKERENSENSNAGGNKQNQLSPLDGGKSLMSSSEDEFSPPQSPDQNSALLLQGNMSHPGASAYPMSGLGAPQPVHGMHGHPHQLQDSLLGPLTSSLVDLGS is encoded by the exons ATGTCTATATTACCGTCCTTCGGCTTTACGCAGGAGCAAGTGGCGTGCGTCTGCGAGGTGCTGCAGCAGGGAGGAAACCTGGAGAGGCTCGGCCGCTTCCTGTGGTCCCTGCCCGCCTGCGATCACCTCCACAAGAACGAGAGCGTCCTCAAAGCCAAGGCGGTGGTGGCCTTCCACCGGGGGAACTTCAGGGAGCTCTACAAGATCCTGGAGAGCCACCAGTTCTCCCCGCACAACCACccgaagctgcagcagctgtggctgaaGGCGCACTACGTGGAGGCGGAGAAGCTGCGCGGCCGGCCGCTCGGAGCCGTCGGGAAGTACCGGGTGCGCAGGAAATTCCCGCTGCCCCGCACGATATGGGACGGCGAGGAGACGAGCTACTGCTTCAAGGAGAAGAGCCGGGGGGTGCTGAGGGAGTGGTACACGCACAACCCGTACCCGTCCCCGCGGGAAAAGAGGGAGCTGGCCGAGGCCACGGGACTGACCACGACGCAGGTCAGCAACTGGTTCAAAAACAGACGGCAGCGGGACAGAGCCGCAGAGGCGAAGGAGAG GGAGAACAGCGAAAACAGCAACGCAGGCGGCAACAAACAGAACCAGCTGTCCCCGCTGGACGGAGGAAAGTCTCTCATGTCCAGCTCGGAGGACGAGTTTTCTCCGCCCCAGAGCCCCGACCAGAACTCAGCGCTTTTGCTCCAGGGTAACATGAGCCACCCGGGGGCCTCTGCTTACCCCATGTCCGGCCTGGGGGCCCCACAGCCGGTGCACGGCATGCACGGACACCCGCaccagctgcaggactcctTGTTGGGACCTCTAACCTCCAGCCTTGTGGATTTGGGCTCTTAG
- the six6a gene encoding homeobox protein SIX6a, whose protein sequence is MFQLPILNFSPQQVAGVCETLEESGDVERLGRFLWSLPVAPAACEVLNKNESVLRARAVVAFHTGNFRELYHILENHKFTKESHTKLQALWLEAHYQEAEKLRGRPLGPVDKYRVRKKFPLPRTIWDGEQKTHCFKERTRHLLREWYLQDPYPNPSKKRELAQATGLTPTQVGNWFKNRRQRDRAAAAKNRLQQQVLSGGSVRSLADEDGTVDRLGNSSSPEASLSSKAAASAISITSSDSECDI, encoded by the exons ATGTTTCAGCTGCCCATCTTGAATTTCAGCCCCCAGCAGGTCGCCGGGGTCTGCGAGACCCTGGAGGAGAGCGGGGACGTCGAGCGCCTCGGCCGCTTCCTGTGGTCGCTGCCCGTCGCGCCGGCGGCCTGCGAGGTCCTCAACAAGAACGAGTCGGTGCTGAGGGCCCGCGCCGTCGTCGCCTTCCACACCGGCAATTTCCGCGAACTCTACCACATCCTGGAGAACCACAAGTTCACCAAAGAGTCGCACACGAAGCTGCAGGCGCTGTGGCTCGAAGCGCACTACCAGGAGGCGGAGAAGCTGCGGGGACGCCCGCTGGGGCCGGTGGACAAATACAGGGTGCGCAAGAAGTTCCCCTTACCCAGGACCATCTGGGATGGAGAGCAGAAGACCCACTGCTTCAAGGAGAGGACCCGGCACTTGTTACGAGAGTGGTACCTGCAGGACCCGTACCCGAACCCCAGTAAAAAGAGGGAGCTTGCACAGGCTACCGGACTTACACCCACACAAGTAGGAAACTGGTTCAAAAACcgcagacaaagagacagagcgGCGGCTGCGAAGAACAG gctccagcagcaggtccTGTCCGGCGGCTCGGTTCGCTCCCTGGCGGACGAGGACGGCACCGTGGACCGCCTGGGGAACTCGTCCAGTCCGGAGGCGAGTCTGTCCAGCAAAGCGGCGGCCTCGGccatctccatcacctccagCGACAGTGAATGTGACATCTGA